One Chelonoidis abingdonii isolate Lonesome George chromosome 17, CheloAbing_2.0, whole genome shotgun sequence DNA segment encodes these proteins:
- the FLRT1 gene encoding leucine-rich repeat transmembrane protein FLRT1 has translation MDLRDWLLLCYGLVAFLSEVMASGASCPSVCRCDNSFIYCNDRGLTSIPADIPDDATTLYLQNNQINNAGIPSNLKSKLNVQVIYLYENDLDEFPVNLPRSLRELHLQDNNVRTIARDSLARIPLLEKLHLDDNSVSTVSIEDDAFADSTRLKLLFLSRNHLSSIPSGLPRTLEELRLDDNRISTIPLHAFKGLNSLRRLVLDGNLLANQRIADDTFSRLQNLSELSLVRNSLAAPPLNLPSSHLQKLYLQDNAISHIPYNTLSKMRELERLDLSNNNLTTLPKGLFDDLESLTQLLLRNNPWFCGCNLMWLRDWVKARASVVNVRGLMCQGPDKVRGMAIKDITNEMDECFEAGAQGNAVVAKTTTSHATVTTPQGSLFTLKAKRPGIRLPDSNIDYPMATGTGTKALVLNVKPLTADSIQISWKAMLPAASFRLSWLRLGHSPAVGSITETLVQGDKTEYLLTALEPKSTYIICMVTMETGSTYVADETPVCAKAETADTYSPTTTLNREQNVDPMAGLPLAGIIGGAVALVFLFLVLAAICWYVHRTGELLTRERAYSRGSRKKDDYVESGTKKDNSILEIRGPGLQMLPINPHRAKEEYVIHTIFPSNGTSLYKSTHTIGYGTTRGYREGGIPDIDYTYT, from the coding sequence ATGGACCTGCGTGACTGGCTCCTGCTGTGCTATGGCCTGGTGGCCTTCCTGAGTGAGGTGATGGCCAGTGGCGCCTCCTGCCCCTCAGTGTGCCGCTGCGACAACAGCTTCATCTACTGCAATGACCGGGGCCTGACTTCCATCCCAGCCGACATCCCCGATGATGCCACCACCCTGTACCTACAGAACAACCAGATCAACAACGCCGGCATCCCTTCCAACCTCAAGTCCAAACTCAACGTCCAGGTGATCTATCTCTATGAGAACGACCTGGACGAGTTCCCTGTCAACCTGCCACGCTCACTGCGGGAGCTGCACCTCCAGGACAACAACGTGCGCACCATTGCTCGCGACTCCCTGGCCCGCATCCCCCTGCTGGAGAAGCTCCATCTGGATGACAACTCCGTCTCCACTGTCAGCATTGAGGATGACGCCTTTGCCGACAGCACCCGCCTCAAGCTGCTCTTCCTGTCCCGCAACCACCTCAGCAGCATCCCATCTGGCCTGCCTCGCACCTTGGAGGAGCTGCGGCTGGATGACAACCGCATCTCCACCATCCCGCTGCATGCCTTCAAAGGGCTGAACAGCCTGCGGCGGCTGGTGCTGGATGGGAACCTGTTGGCCAACCAGCGCATTGCCGACGATACCTTCAGTCGGCTGCAGAACCTCAGCGAGCTGTCTCTGGTACGCAACTCTCTGGCTGCCCCTCCGCTCAATCTGCCCAGCTCCCACCTGCAGAAGCTGTACCTCCAGGATAACGCCATCAGCCACATCCCCTACAACACCCTCTCCAAAATGAGGGAGCTCGAGAGGCTGGATTTGTCCAACAACAACCTCACCACTCTGCCCAAGGGCCTGTTTGATGACCTGGAGAGCCTGACCCAGCTGCTGCTCAGGAACAACCCTTGGTTCTGTGGTTGCAACCTCATGTGGCTGAGAGACTGGGTCAAGGCCCGGGCCTCAGTGGTCAATGTGAGGGGGCTGATGTGTCAAGGGCCGGATAAAGTGAGAGGTATGGCCATCAAGGACATCACCAATGAGATGGATGAGTGCTTTGAGGCAGGTGCACAGGGCAATGCAGTGGTGGCCAAGACCACCACCAGCCACGCAACCGTCACCACACCTCAGGGCTCCCTCTTCACCCTCAAGGCCAAGCGACCTGGGATCCGCCTGCCAGACTCCAATATTGACTACCCCATGGCCACAGGGACTGGCACTAAGGCCTTGGTTCTCAATGTCAAGCCACTGACAGCTGACAGCATCCAGATTAGCTGGAAGGCCatgctgcctgcagcttccttccGGCTCAGCTGGCTGCGTCTGGGTCACAGCCCAGCGGTAGGCTCCATCACTGAGACCCTGGTGCAAGGGGACAAGACTGAGTACTTGCTAACGGCCCTGGAGCCCAAGTCCACCTACATCATCTGCATGGTCACCATGGAGACAGGCAGCACCTATGTGGCAGATGAAACTCCGGTGTGCGCCAAAGCGGAGACAGCTGACACctacagccccaccacaactctCAACCGGGAGCAGAACGTCGACCCAATGGCTGGGCTGCCTCTGGCAGGGATCATTGGCGGGGCGGTGGCCTTAGTCTTCCTCTTCCTGGTCTTGGCAGCCATTTGCTGGTATGTCCACCGAACGGGTGAGCTGCTGACGCGGGAGAGGGCCTACAGCAGGGGCAGCCGGAAGAAAGACGACTATGTCGAATCGGGTACCAAAAAGGACAACTCCATCCTGGAGATCCGAGGTCCTGGACTGCAGATGCTTCCCATCAACCCACACCGAGCCAAGGAGGAATATGTAATCCACACAATATTCCCATCCAACGGCACCAGCTTATACAAAAGCACCCATACCATCGGCTACGGCACAACCCGTGGATATAGAGAAGGCGGCATCCCAGACATAGATTACACCTATACATGA